One genomic window of Methanospirillum lacunae includes the following:
- the cutA gene encoding divalent-cation tolerance protein CutA → MADENLSDISVIYCTAPSDDSTRIARELLERRLVACVNITPVRSLYRWEGHLCDEKEDLLIIKTANHCVEDLIVAIRTIHPYEVPEIIALPVSKGFSGYIDWVMNETV, encoded by the coding sequence ATGGCTGACGAGAACCTTTCTGATATCTCGGTTATCTACTGTACTGCTCCTTCTGATGATTCAACACGAATCGCCCGCGAGCTCCTGGAGCGCCGGTTGGTGGCATGTGTGAACATAACTCCCGTCCGGTCTCTCTACCGATGGGAAGGCCATCTCTGTGATGAAAAGGAAGACCTTCTCATCATTAAAACTGCGAATCATTGTGTTGAAGACCTTATTGTAGCAATCAGAACTATTCATCCGTATGAGGTACCTGAGATCATTGCACTCCCGGTTTCCAAAGGGTTTTCCGGATATATTGAC
- a CDS encoding RNA recognition motif domain-containing protein — protein MDGSKLYVGNLSYSTKENELSDLFSTYGQVVSAKIIENKGFGFVEMGSSDEAQAALDALNNADFGGRTLKIDEARPMQPRTNFGDNRSGSSSGGYNKRRY, from the coding sequence ATGGATGGAAGTAAGTTATACGTAGGCAATCTCTCCTACTCAACCAAAGAGAATGAGTTATCAGATCTGTTTTCAACATACGGTCAGGTCGTAAGTGCAAAAATTATCGAGAACAAAGGATTTGGATTTGTCGAGATGGGATCATCAGATGAAGCACAGGCAGCTCTCGATGCACTAAATAACGCTGATTTTGGCGGCAGAACTTTAAAAATTGATGAAGCACGCCCGATGCAGCCAAGGACAAATTTTGGCGATAACAGAAGCGGAAGTTCTTCCGGCGGCTATAATAAAAGACGTTACTAA
- the eif1A gene encoding translation initiation factor eIF-1A has product MDTIRVRLPNSRKGEQFAIAELMLGSFHIRVRSSDGVSRLGRIKGKMKRRVWIREGDIILITPWAFQDEKCDIIYRYTPPQRDWLRRNKYV; this is encoded by the coding sequence GTGGACACAATAAGAGTCCGACTTCCTAATAGTAGGAAGGGTGAACAATTCGCAATTGCAGAATTAATGCTTGGGTCTTTTCATATACGAGTCCGTAGTTCAGATGGAGTGAGCCGCCTTGGTAGAATCAAAGGAAAAATGAAACGCCGTGTCTGGATTCGTGAAGGGGACATTATACTAATAACCCCGTGGGCATTCCAGGACGAGAAATGTGACATTATTTATCGATACACTCCTCCTCAACGGGACTGGTTACGAAGAAATAAGTATGTCTAA
- a CDS encoding PKD domain-containing protein, producing MGFTVPACALTFPVSGNGLLSLDFPNVLDVSLMGQRYETSIFKEIGSHSILGLTTQSVNNSTVNMSASVNTTISSGLLTTSDTTLKSRQILNGSLIDERIVGPGLPPDGWNGASNIIDKSDISVKTLPSSQVPALRWSYGCSATSATMLFGYYDRAGFSNIYTGPTNGGVFPLTNTVWGSSSEGYGQCPLSASQYGLDGRATKGHKDDYYYAYGSGVDPYYGSWAEHTPQDCIADYMGTNMNQKYGNGDGSTTFWWYADGSPTYDFKDYDYFSRDGMHGMRLFAESRGYSVLTNYNQYIDSMGYRYGFTYAQYKAEIDAGYPVLIQVSGHTMLGIGYSGTDQVILHDTWDYSDHYMTWGGYYARMKHYGVGVIHIKSLPVAKFYGVPGLNVNPLTIQFYDASTGSPSSWNWNFGDGVSSTKQNPSHQYNNSGTYTVNLTVST from the coding sequence ATGGGTTTCACCGTCCCTGCTTGTGCCCTCACGTTTCCTGTCTCTGGTAATGGTCTCCTATCTTTGGATTTTCCAAATGTCCTGGATGTCTCTTTAATGGGACAAAGGTATGAGACATCTATTTTTAAAGAGATTGGTTCTCATTCTATTCTGGGTCTGACAACCCAGTCTGTAAATAATTCAACAGTAAATATGTCCGCTTCAGTAAATACGACTATCAGTTCTGGCTTGTTAACTACATCGGATACAACACTGAAGTCACGTCAAATTCTCAATGGCAGTCTAATTGATGAACGAATTGTTGGACCCGGCCTGCCTCCTGATGGGTGGAACGGGGCATCAAACATCATAGATAAAAGTGATATTTCTGTAAAAACTCTGCCCTCAAGTCAAGTCCCTGCATTAAGGTGGTCATATGGATGTTCTGCAACCTCTGCTACTATGTTGTTTGGGTACTATGACAGAGCAGGGTTTTCTAATATTTACACAGGTCCGACCAATGGCGGAGTGTTCCCATTAACCAACACCGTCTGGGGTTCCTCATCTGAAGGGTATGGTCAGTGCCCGTTGTCAGCATCTCAATATGGGCTTGATGGGAGGGCAACAAAAGGGCACAAGGATGATTATTACTATGCATATGGCTCCGGTGTAGATCCATATTACGGTTCCTGGGCAGAGCATACACCTCAGGATTGTATCGCCGATTATATGGGTACAAATATGAACCAAAAATATGGAAATGGTGATGGAAGTACCACTTTCTGGTGGTATGCAGATGGTTCACCCACATATGATTTTAAAGATTACGACTACTTTAGCCGCGATGGGATGCATGGTATGAGACTGTTTGCCGAATCACGCGGTTACAGTGTCCTAACAAATTATAACCAGTATATCGACTCCATGGGTTATAGATATGGGTTTACCTATGCTCAATATAAAGCAGAAATTGATGCAGGTTATCCAGTTCTTATTCAGGTGAGTGGACATACAATGCTTGGAATAGGATATTCTGGTACTGATCAAGTCATCTTACATGACACATGGGATTATTCAGACCATTACATGACCTGGGGTGGGTATTATGCCAGAATGAAACATTATGGTGTAGGCGTTATTCATATCAAATCTCTCCCGGTCGCAAAATTCTATGGTGTCCCTGGTTTGAATGTAAACCCTCTCACCATCCAGTTCTATGATGCATCAACTGGAAGTCCTTCATCCTGGAACTGGAATTTTGGTGATGGTGTCAGTTCAACAAAGCAGAATCCATCTCACCAATACAATAATTCAGGGACATATACAGTTAATTTAACAGTGTCAACCTGA
- a CDS encoding MarR family winged helix-turn-helix transcriptional regulator, translating into MISQEENIQDVAANEIMSLFIDVHTIMMLTAPDITGMQEAKIRLLGLLEMTGSQSMTELCNQMFISKPYMTRLVDSLVSEGSVERHPDVKDRRVINISMTEKGKEYLCNMLMELRNRMKSFLSEFSSTDLETISKASTELHRTISKNPRVKNQGTWSFYNAQNLKEK; encoded by the coding sequence ATGATCAGCCAGGAAGAAAATATCCAGGATGTTGCTGCGAATGAGATTATGAGCCTCTTTATTGACGTCCATACCATCATGATGCTCACAGCCCCGGATATAACCGGAATGCAGGAGGCAAAAATCCGCCTGCTCGGCCTTCTGGAAATGACAGGTTCACAATCGATGACCGAGTTATGTAACCAGATGTTTATATCAAAGCCTTACATGACCCGTCTCGTGGATAGCCTGGTATCTGAAGGATCAGTTGAGCGACATCCGGATGTGAAAGACAGAAGAGTCATAAACATCTCCATGACAGAAAAAGGGAAGGAATACCTCTGTAATATGCTCATGGAGTTAAGGAACCGCATGAAATCCTTCCTTTCCGAATTTTCTTCCACTGATCTCGAAACAATCTCCAAGGCCAGTACAGAATTACACAGAACAATCTCAAAAAACCCCAGAGTCAAAAATCAGGGAACATGGTCATTCTACAATGCACAGAATCTAAAGGAAAAATGA